AGTTTTCCATCCACTTTGAATTGGTGAACCGGCCCTTCTGTGTCCGAAGCCTGGAAGCAGACAAGGGAGATAGGCGATGGCGGAAGGATGACTATAAGCAAGATACAGGGAAATAACTGCGTAACAAGAAACTAAAAGATAGACGTCGCCTTAAAACCGTAAAACCAATAAAATAACAGATACACGTTCCTACCGTTTTATTTCGTCGCATATAGCATGTACACAAAGAAAGGTATCCAACCTCTTTAAGGGAACATTGCTGGCCAGGTCTTCTTGCAAATGTTGCACAATTCAAACAACTGCTTTACACCCTAGCACACTCCTCATCCACTGGTTCAATACAATAAAATCACTCACAatattacattttaaaaatatccatgtcaCATTCACCGTGGTCTCTGAGTATAGTTGAAAGAGTGAATGCAAATTTTAGTTTAATATTGTTATATGATATATTGATATGCCTCTGGTTGTGTTGCCTTTTTAAGGGAACATTCTTGACCAATTTGTGACGCAAACATTGAACAATTCAAACGACTGCTTCGTCTCGAGTGAGTGCAAATGTTAGTTTGATATTATTGTTGCAAACCGTGTACGTACATACTTTAAGCAAGTATACAACTAGAGGTCTGCATTACAATCATGGCAATGGTCTACACGTTCAGCCTAAAAATAAGAATAGTGTTGAAACAACGTATATAGATTTTCACATCCGTATTCTTTACAACCTGACACTTAAGACACAAGGAACAATGACAGTAACTAATTAATGACATTAATATGTCATTGACAATTAACTTTAACAATTCCTTCATTTACAATACACAGTGTCGTATCAGACACTGCTGAAACAGAGAAGCACATCCACCTGTACAAATCCACATTTCGCTGTTCTCATCCCTCCGGAATAATGGCGTATTCTGTAATTCAAAACAAATCCAATAAATAGTTCGGCATTTATCCATCGTATAGGTCATCCATATATAGTATTTATCCATCATATGGTTGTCATGGTAAAATAATTTAAAAGTGAAACAGCAAGATGTGAAGAATGTACTGCTACTTTTCGGTCAAACAATCACCACGCTTATATCGTGTCTGCATGCAGACTTACCAGTTTATCACCTTGTAGCCAAAGACCTGGACCTCACAAAACTGCAGAACATCTCCGTAGTTTTTGGTTTTCGTTCCACGAATTCTGAGATAGCGGCCAGTTACGAATGACTTGCACTGCATGACAACAGTTTTGCCAGGCTGTGTGACGGCACCGTTGAACATGTAACACAACTGGGAAATGGCATTGACGTTAAACACAGGGTCTCCTTGGTACACGTCCAGAGCAAAGTCGTGAAGACGCTCAGCTGAAACACCAGTATGATAGCATACGCATGCACAGTTTATTATGACAGAAAGGTGATTACAAATGTTTGTGCTAACAGTACTGTTTACGGACCAGGTCAAATGTAATATCTGCATCGTAGAGTGTTTATAATATTTTATTctgctgataatgaatattgtaaaTGATGTATGAATTAATAACCGTAAAAGGTGAAATCGTCATAGATAGCTAAAGTAGGAGACCAGACAAGATATTCAGAGTGAGTTAATTAAAATTTATCGTCTCATCGGCAAGATTTCAGCCATGTTGTGACGAGGGCATTTAATTGGTATGCATAGTAAttaatggtaaaatatataaaaacaaagcaaagcaaaacaaaaacaagaaaacaacgtGTACGAAGGACGGTATATAAAATAGCTATCACAGACACGAATTACTAGTAactagatctaaaacagtttcagtataggtgacaatacaacacaaaaacagattacaggttgccaacaactgaaggttgatcactATGCAACGGGCCATGGGTACATTTGCTTTCTGCATGGACACCATCCCTTGAGTTATGAGCAATTCTAGCCGCATATAAAAATGGTTACATATGCTAAGATTAAAAATAATAGTACGTATATAATTACACTGAATGCACAAGGCTTTCAGAACAAAGTCGTGAAGCAATATTGAGTAAACGGCGTTGTGACATTCTGAATAATAATAAGGAGcgattgttgttttacgccgcactcagcaatattctagccatatgaAAGCagcctgtaaatgatcaagtctagactagacaatccggtgatcaacagcatgaacatcgatctgtgcaatagggaaacgatgacatgtgtcaaccaagttagccaccctgaccacctgatcgcctcttacgtcaagcatacCATTAGgatactgaaggccaatattctaaccaggATGCTCACGGGTATTCAACGATAAATTTGTAAATAGTTATAACGGTCTCACTTAACAAGACAGAAGAAAATTAGAAGTATCATCAGTGTTAAGATATGTAAGGGATCCAAAGTGTAACCTAGAGTAAAATGAGAAGGAAATGCTTACTACAACAGTCTTGTCTGCTCGTGACGCGAACTTctacgatgacatatgtgtcCAGCAGGTCCACCTGCCACCATGGAGTGAAATCATTGTAGTCGACATGAAAACAGGATTTAGAAGACCACCCAGCTGACATATCCCCGTCCACTGCAACTCTCGGCTGGTAGAATGCAACAGAACTTGCTTTTGTTGGCTTACTCTTGGCAATATTAGGCAGAAATTCAGCTGAAATCAACACATTCCAGTTATGGACAATGGTCTTTACTGGTCTGATGAAAGTCGCTGCTCCTTCAGGTTACCGACAGCCGTTTTCACGCAACGAGGCATTTCAGCAGGAGGTGATAGCTCAGTGATGGTGTAGGGTTAGAAGGACTGCACATTGGATCGCATGACAGTATCTGGGACATTGATCAATGTTCTCAACAGGAAGTACTAAATGACACCGTCACGCCACAGTTCCATAACCAGTCGTCCTATATTCATGTAAACCTCACTGCTATCGAACTGTCATCGCCCAATGGCAGAACAGCCCACCAAAAAACACCACCGCGCAGTGTTAGAAATACATTCAAACTGTAAAACTGTGACTGACCCTTCAGACACCCTAATGGCTAAACGACTCATGATAATTTAGAGGCAAACAGCCCATATGAGAACAGTTCGAGTATTCATTTCATAAATCAGTTGTTTCAGACTATGAGCTCTCACCCTGTGACATTGATGGGACACACTCAAGAATAcccatacattttcaaacaagaagacaaagtcatcaatgatTATGATCATGTCAAATAGTTTGGCGTGTATatagcaaagtggaaggagagcatTAGAGTACTAaatggtttttaagttctgaTCCAGAAaggaacactaccaccaaattcagctGAAGCCAAACTTGTAACCTTGGGATCGcatggaaaaatatgtaatgcaGAATTCAAGAACTATCCAAAAGCACCATTACACCACCaaacctatctatgtgccaaatttggtgaagaaatattgaacggtttccaaaatctgctccggaaaagacaaATATGCACGGACGCACGGACGGAATCGATTTTAATACCCCAGCTAAAACGCGTTCCGGGGCATAATGATCTTATTGAAGTATCTTAAGGGCTTCAGACATCATCACTGGAAGAATACTCCACAATAATTGTCTGCATCTGTGATGATGTCATCACTATCACAACAGCTGTCACAGAATCTTCAGCTGTTTGAGCCTCGCCATCCTCTGCCTCATAGATGTATGTATCTTCTCATGATCTCTGACTTCGTCAGATTTGTGGGGCTGGAGAATCCCCCTCATCCGTCTTTGTCTTGCTTTCAACCAATGGTGAATTACATGGGTCATACTTCAGAACTCAGGACTCACCAATGACGTTACTGCTCACGATTTAGATATTTATTTAGTAACAACCTTCATTTGactatttgtttatgtgtttgaGGGGGATGTAGCACTCAAACAGCACTCACACTGTCACTAGCCATACGGGCCAGCTTCAGTAACTTCTGACAGACCCGAGCAAAGGTCAGTTTGCATTTTCCTAGCTGGCAGGTAGTTATTTCGAACACTGCCACCATGGCCCGTAAGTAGCCCCGAGATGACCCCATCGAAATCATTGTGTTATTTCGGACGCCAAATTGGATCAGATCCCCTCTGTTCAAAATCTGCATTAACTGAGGTAGGCGCTCTATTACGAATGATACTGCCAGTTTGAGCAGACTGAGAAGGGAGGCTACTGCTGTCGATATTTGTAGATCACAACATTCATCATACGTGAACTGTGTGACAATCAGATGATTTCGCAGTCGTGGTATTGTTCATATTTTTGTCTTTTGATCTCAGACTGCATGTAGATTGTTACcaattttcagtttcagttttgtttttattttaatcaAAGTACATGTTACAATAACTATTTTAATATTCGGGATTTGGCATGCAAAGCATCTATAATAGCATG
Above is a genomic segment from Haliotis asinina isolate JCU_RB_2024 chromosome 7, JCU_Hal_asi_v2, whole genome shotgun sequence containing:
- the LOC137291292 gene encoding uncharacterized protein, with product MMDGTCRSRPLFVGIIYICCQVLMSMVQLTNTCMPDLHYGKHLVGSTFKVIEKSSLFSCAAECVSYGICKSFSLELHLRVCHLNGLDNVQYLEGGGNDLDFIYSSINSWNKATLGPCHENPCGYTQRCNVKRNDIVHCAEFLPNIAKSKPTKASSVAFYQPRVAVDGDMSAGWSSKSCFHVDYNDFTPWWQVDLLDTYVIVEVRVTSRQDCCTERLHDFALDVYQGDPVFNVNAISQLCYMFNGAVTQPGKTVVMQCKSFVTGRYLRIRGTKTKNYGDVLQFCEVQVFGYKVINCSV